A region of Leclercia adecarboxylata DNA encodes the following proteins:
- the hisP gene encoding histidine ABC transporter ATP-binding protein HisP, with amino-acid sequence MAENKLNVIDLHKRYGEHEVLKGVSLQANAGDVISIIGSSGSGKSTFLRCINFLEKPSAGSIVVSGENINLVQDKDGQLKVADKHQLRMLRTRLTMVFQHFNLWSHMTVLENVMEAPVQVLGLSKQEARARAEKYLAKVGIDERQQMKYPVHLSGGQQQRVSIARALAMEPEVLLFDEPTSALDPELVGEVLRIMQQLAEEGKTMVVVTHEMGFARNVSNHVIFLHQGKIEEQGHPDEVLGNPKSPRLQQFLKGSLK; translated from the coding sequence ATGGCTGAGAACAAATTAAACGTTATCGATTTGCACAAACGCTACGGCGAACATGAAGTGCTGAAAGGGGTGTCGCTGCAGGCAAATGCGGGCGATGTGATCAGTATTATCGGCTCCTCAGGCTCGGGTAAAAGTACCTTCCTGCGCTGCATTAACTTCCTCGAAAAACCAAGTGCCGGCTCTATTGTGGTGAGCGGTGAGAACATCAATCTGGTGCAGGACAAAGACGGCCAGCTGAAGGTGGCGGATAAGCACCAGCTGCGGATGTTGCGTACCCGACTGACGATGGTATTCCAGCACTTCAACCTCTGGAGCCACATGACGGTGCTGGAGAACGTGATGGAAGCCCCGGTGCAGGTGCTGGGGTTAAGCAAGCAGGAAGCCCGTGCCCGCGCGGAGAAATACCTGGCGAAAGTGGGTATCGATGAGCGCCAGCAGATGAAATACCCGGTGCATCTCTCCGGCGGTCAGCAGCAGCGCGTCTCTATCGCCCGTGCGCTGGCGATGGAGCCGGAAGTGCTGCTGTTTGACGAACCGACCTCTGCGCTCGATCCCGAGCTGGTGGGTGAAGTGCTGCGCATTATGCAGCAGCTCGCCGAAGAGGGGAAAACCATGGTGGTGGTGACGCACGAGATGGGCTTCGCCCGTAACGTCTCCAATCATGTTATTTTCCTGCATCAGGGCAAGATCGAAGAGCAGGGGCATCCGGATGAGGTGTTAGGTAATCCGAAGAGCCCACGCTTGCAGCAGTTCCTGAAAGGGTCGTTGAAGTAG
- the yfcG gene encoding GSH-dependent disulfide bond oxidoreductase yields the protein MIDLYYAPTPNGHKITLFLEEAQLDYRIVPVDISKGEQFRPEFLAISPNNKIPAVIDHDPEDGGAPLSLFESGEILLYLAEKTGKLLSGELRERHVTLQWLFWQVAGLGPMIGQNYHFNHYAPQPIPYAIERFQVETQRLYNVLNKRLEKSPWLGGDHYSIADIACWPWINTHESHRVDLASWPAVNNWFERIRTRPATERAMQKVQQI from the coding sequence ATGATTGACCTTTATTACGCCCCTACTCCCAACGGGCATAAGATCACCCTTTTTCTGGAAGAGGCCCAGCTGGACTACCGCATCGTGCCGGTGGATATCAGCAAAGGCGAACAGTTTCGCCCCGAATTTCTCGCCATTTCGCCCAACAATAAAATTCCGGCCGTCATCGACCATGATCCGGAGGATGGCGGTGCGCCGCTGAGCCTGTTTGAGTCCGGTGAAATTTTGCTTTATCTGGCGGAAAAAACCGGCAAGCTGCTGAGCGGAGAATTACGCGAACGCCACGTCACGCTACAGTGGCTCTTCTGGCAGGTTGCTGGCCTGGGGCCGATGATCGGGCAGAACTACCACTTTAACCACTATGCGCCGCAGCCCATTCCCTATGCCATCGAACGATTCCAGGTGGAAACGCAGCGGCTTTATAACGTGCTGAATAAGCGCCTGGAAAAATCGCCGTGGCTGGGAGGCGATCACTACAGCATTGCGGATATCGCCTGCTGGCCGTGGATCAACACCCATGAAAGCCATCGCGTCGATCTGGCCTCATGGCCGGCGGTAAACAACTGGTTTGAGCGCATTCGTACCCGCCCGGCAACCGAGCGCGCGATGCAAAAAGTGCAGCAGATATAA
- a CDS encoding GNAT family N-acetyltransferase: MATITTSRLTLSPFEPSDWPFFRALREAPEIMRYMAAIAPETETRRQFAARLTTPHTFVIRAHDDATPLGDIGLQISSRYREEADIGYTVIPAAQGRGIASEALRAVCEYAFIQLGVKAVNAYVLADNGGSVRVLEKAGFVRTQVLEQAYEINGVRYDDWVYRLESGAA; encoded by the coding sequence GTGGCAACAATCACCACTTCCAGGCTGACGCTCTCCCCTTTTGAGCCCTCCGACTGGCCCTTTTTCCGCGCGCTGCGAGAAGCGCCCGAGATCATGCGCTATATGGCCGCTATCGCCCCGGAAACCGAGACCCGACGCCAGTTTGCCGCCCGACTTACCACCCCGCACACCTTTGTGATCCGCGCGCACGATGACGCTACCCCGCTGGGGGATATTGGGCTGCAAATCAGCTCCCGCTACCGCGAAGAGGCGGATATTGGTTATACCGTGATTCCGGCCGCACAGGGCCGGGGGATTGCCAGCGAAGCGCTGCGCGCCGTGTGTGAATACGCGTTTATCCAGCTGGGCGTAAAGGCGGTGAACGCTTATGTGCTGGCGGATAATGGCGGTTCGGTGCGGGTATTAGAGAAAGCGGGATTTGTACGTACCCAGGTGCTGGAGCAGGCGTATGAGATCAATGGCGTACGGTATGACGACTGGGTGTACCGGCTGGAGAGTGGTGCGGCCTGA
- a CDS encoding TIGR01777 family oxidoreductase has translation MKILVTGGTGLIGRHLIPRLQVLGHELTVVTRSPEKARQLLGSGIDIWKGLTEHQDLNGFDAVINLAGEPIADKRWTEEQKQRLCNSRWNITQRLVDMVKASDTPPSVFISGSAAGYYGDLGEVVVTEEEPPHNEFTHKLCARWEQIACGAQSDRTRVCLLRTGVVLAPKGGILAKMLPVFKLGLGGPVGTGRQYLAWIHIDDMVNGILWLLDNDLRGPFNMVSPYPVRNEQFSHALGHAVHRPAVVRAPATAIRLLMGESSVLVLGGQRALPKRLEASGFAFRWYDLEEALGDVVG, from the coding sequence ATGAAGATCCTGGTAACCGGCGGCACCGGCCTGATTGGCCGGCATCTTATCCCACGATTGCAAGTGTTGGGCCATGAGTTAACGGTTGTGACGCGCAGTCCTGAGAAGGCGCGTCAGCTACTTGGCTCCGGCATCGATATCTGGAAAGGGCTGACGGAACACCAGGATCTTAACGGCTTTGATGCCGTCATCAATCTGGCGGGCGAACCCATCGCCGACAAACGCTGGACGGAAGAGCAAAAACAGCGTCTGTGCAACAGTCGCTGGAACATCACCCAGCGACTGGTGGATATGGTTAAAGCCAGCGACACGCCGCCGTCGGTGTTTATCTCCGGTTCGGCAGCGGGGTATTACGGTGATTTAGGCGAGGTGGTGGTAACCGAAGAGGAGCCGCCGCACAATGAATTTACCCATAAGCTGTGCGCCCGCTGGGAGCAGATTGCCTGCGGCGCGCAGAGCGATCGGACCCGCGTTTGCCTGCTGCGCACCGGCGTGGTGCTGGCCCCGAAAGGCGGTATTCTGGCGAAGATGCTGCCGGTGTTTAAGCTCGGCCTTGGCGGCCCTGTCGGCACGGGTCGTCAATACCTTGCCTGGATCCACATCGACGATATGGTCAACGGCATTCTCTGGCTGCTGGATAACGATCTGCGCGGCCCGTTCAATATGGTTTCCCCCTACCCGGTGCGTAATGAGCAGTTTTCCCACGCGCTGGGCCATGCGGTGCATCGCCCGGCGGTGGTGCGTGCCCCGGCAACGGCTATCCGCCTGCTGATGGGCGAATCGTCAGTGCTGGTGCTCGGCGGCCAGCGCGCGCTGCCGAAGCGGCTGGAAGCCTCCGGGTTCGCCTTCAGGTGGTACGACTTAGAAGAAGCCCTGGGAGATGTGGTAGGTTAA
- the yfcE gene encoding phosphodiesterase: MKLMFASDIHGSLPATEKVLSLFNQSGAQWLVILGDVLNHGPRNPLPEGYAPAEVAERLNAYASRIIAVRGNCDSEVDQMLLHFPITAPWQQILLPRCRLFVTHGHLFGPDNLPALNAGDVLVYGHTHIPVAANKGDIIHFNPGSVSLPKGGFSPSYGMLEEDHLCVMTLNDSQVIAESRINP; the protein is encoded by the coding sequence ATGAAGCTGATGTTTGCATCGGACATCCACGGTTCGCTACCGGCGACCGAAAAGGTGCTTTCACTGTTTAACCAGAGCGGGGCGCAATGGCTGGTGATCCTCGGCGATGTGCTGAATCACGGCCCACGCAACCCGCTGCCCGAAGGCTATGCCCCTGCGGAAGTGGCAGAGCGGCTTAATGCGTATGCATCGCGGATTATCGCCGTGCGGGGCAACTGCGACAGCGAAGTTGACCAGATGCTGTTGCACTTCCCCATTACCGCCCCGTGGCAGCAGATCCTGCTGCCACGCTGCCGCCTGTTTGTTACCCACGGCCATCTTTTTGGCCCGGATAATCTGCCCGCGCTGAATGCTGGCGATGTCCTGGTTTACGGCCATACTCATATTCCGGTAGCCGCAAACAAGGGCGACATTATTCATTTCAACCCTGGCTCCGTCAGCCTGCCGAAAGGCGGTTTTTCTCCCAGCTATGGGATGCTGGAAGAGGACCATTTGTGCGTTATGACGCTGAATGACAGCCAGGTTATTGCAGAGTCCAGGATTAATCCGTAA
- the hisJ gene encoding histidine ABC transporter substrate-binding protein HisJ → MKKLVLSLSLALAFSSATAAFAAIPQKVRIGTDPTYAPFESKNAQGELVGFDIDLAKELCKRIKTECTFVENPLDALIPSLKAKKIDAIMSSLSITEKRQQEIAFTDKLYAADSRLVVAKSSDIQPTLESLKGKRVGVLQGTTQETFGNEHWAPKGIEIVSYQGQENIYADLTAGRIDAAFQDEVAASEGFLKQPVGKDYKFGGPSIKDEKLFGVGTGMGLRKEDNELREALNKAFAEMRADGTYEKLAKKYFDFDVYGG, encoded by the coding sequence ATGAAAAAACTGGTTTTGTCACTTTCTCTGGCTCTGGCCTTTTCCAGCGCTACTGCGGCATTCGCAGCAATTCCGCAAAAAGTTCGTATTGGTACTGACCCGACTTATGCCCCCTTCGAATCGAAGAATGCGCAGGGTGAACTGGTAGGATTTGATATCGATTTGGCAAAAGAGCTGTGCAAACGTATCAAAACAGAGTGTACCTTCGTTGAAAACCCACTGGATGCGCTGATCCCTTCGCTGAAAGCGAAAAAAATCGACGCCATTATGTCTTCTCTCTCTATCACCGAAAAACGCCAGCAGGAGATTGCCTTCACCGACAAGCTCTATGCAGCGGACTCTCGTCTGGTGGTAGCGAAATCTTCTGATATCCAGCCGACACTGGAGTCACTGAAAGGTAAACGTGTGGGCGTGCTGCAGGGCACCACCCAGGAGACCTTTGGTAACGAGCACTGGGCGCCGAAAGGAATTGAAATCGTCTCTTATCAGGGCCAGGAAAATATCTATGCTGACCTGACTGCGGGCCGTATCGACGCCGCCTTCCAGGATGAAGTCGCTGCCAGCGAAGGCTTCCTGAAACAGCCGGTTGGTAAAGATTACAAGTTCGGCGGTCCGTCCATTAAGGACGAGAAACTCTTCGGCGTAGGCACCGGCATGGGGCTGCGCAAAGAAGATAACGAGCTGCGTGAAGCGCTGAACAAAGCCTTTGCTGAAATGCGCGCAGACGGTACTTACGAAAAACTGGCGAAGAAATACTTCGACTTTGATGTCTACGGTGGTTAA
- the yfcD gene encoding NUDIX hydrolase YfcD: MVEQSHLASTEWVDIVSEDNEVIAQASREQMRAQRLRHRATYIVVHDGMGKILVQRRTETKDFMPGMLDATAGGVVQADEVLLDSARREAEEELGIAGVPFAEHGQFYFEDSHCRVWGGLFSCVSHGPFALQEEEVSEVCWMTPAEITARCDDFTPDSLKALALWMSRNASNEPAKHEEA, from the coding sequence ATGGTGGAGCAGAGTCATTTGGCAAGTACTGAGTGGGTAGATATAGTCAGCGAAGACAATGAAGTCATCGCTCAGGCGAGCCGCGAGCAGATGCGGGCGCAGCGCCTGCGTCACCGCGCGACCTATATCGTGGTGCATGATGGTATGGGCAAAATTCTGGTGCAGCGCCGTACTGAAACGAAAGACTTCATGCCCGGTATGCTCGACGCAACGGCCGGCGGTGTGGTCCAGGCCGATGAGGTGTTACTTGATTCCGCCCGCCGTGAAGCGGAAGAGGAGCTGGGGATTGCCGGCGTGCCCTTTGCCGAGCATGGTCAGTTCTACTTTGAAGACAGCCACTGCCGCGTCTGGGGAGGCCTGTTCAGCTGCGTTTCCCACGGTCCGTTTGCGCTGCAGGAAGAAGAGGTGAGTGAAGTCTGCTGGATGACCCCGGCGGAGATCACCGCTCGCTGCGATGACTTCACGCCAGATTCGTTAAAAGCCCTGGCGCTGTGGATGAGCCGCAATGCCAGCAACGAACCGGCTAAGCACGAAGAAGCGTAA
- the pta gene encoding phosphate acetyltransferase: MSRTIMLIPTGTSVGLTSVSLGVIRAMERKGVRLSVFKPIAQPRAGGDAPDQTTTIVRANSNLPAAEPLKMSHVESLLSSNQKDVLMEEIIANYHANAQDAEVVLVEGLVPTRKHQFAQSLNFEIAKTLNAEIVFVMSQGTDTPEQLKERIELTRSSFGGAKNSNITGVIVNKLNAPVDEQGRTRPDLSEIFDDSSKAKIVKIDPAKLQEFSPLPVLGAVQWSFDLIATRAIDMARHLNATIVNEGDINTRRVKSVTFCARSIPHMLEHFRAGSLLVTSADRPDVLVAACLAAMNGVEIGAILLTGAYEMDPRVSKLCERAFATGLPVFMVNTNTWQTSLSLQSFNLEVPADDHQRIEKVQEYVAGCINPEWIESLTATSERSRRLSPPAFRYQLTELARKAGKRVVLPEGDEPRTVKAAAICAERGIATCVLLGNPDEITRVAASQGVELGSGIEIVDPEVVRESYVARLVELRKSKGMTEAVAREQLEDNVVLGTLMLEQDEVDGLVSGAVHTTANTIRPPLQLIKTAPGSSLVSSVFFMLLPEQVYVYGDCAINPDPTAEQLAEIAIQSADSAIAFGIEPRVAMLSYSTGNSGAGSDVEKVREATRLAQEKRPDLVIDGPLQYDAAVMADVAKSKAPNSPVAGRATVFIFPDLNTGNTTYKAVQRSADLISIGPMLQGMRKPVNDLSRGALVDDIVYTIALTAIQSSQQ, translated from the coding sequence GTGTCCCGTACTATTATGCTGATCCCGACCGGAACCAGCGTAGGCCTGACCAGCGTCAGCCTCGGTGTGATCCGTGCGATGGAACGCAAAGGCGTTCGTCTGAGCGTGTTTAAGCCAATCGCTCAACCCCGTGCTGGTGGCGATGCGCCAGACCAGACCACCACTATTGTGCGTGCAAACTCTAACCTGCCAGCCGCTGAACCGCTGAAGATGAGCCACGTTGAGTCTCTGCTCTCCAGCAACCAGAAAGACGTGCTGATGGAAGAGATCATCGCTAACTACCACGCTAACGCCCAGGATGCGGAAGTGGTGCTGGTAGAAGGCCTGGTTCCGACGCGCAAGCATCAGTTTGCTCAGTCCCTGAACTTTGAAATCGCCAAAACGCTGAACGCGGAAATCGTGTTTGTAATGTCCCAGGGTACCGATACCCCGGAACAGCTGAAAGAGCGTATTGAGCTGACCCGCAGCAGCTTCGGCGGCGCGAAAAACAGCAACATCACCGGCGTTATCGTTAACAAACTGAACGCCCCGGTTGATGAGCAAGGCCGTACCCGCCCTGACCTGTCCGAAATCTTCGACGACTCGTCTAAAGCGAAAATCGTGAAAATCGATCCGGCTAAACTGCAGGAATTCAGCCCGCTGCCGGTGCTGGGCGCGGTGCAGTGGAGCTTTGATCTGATCGCCACCCGTGCAATCGATATGGCGCGTCACCTGAACGCCACCATCGTGAACGAAGGCGATATCAACACCCGTCGCGTGAAGTCCGTGACCTTCTGTGCGCGTAGCATTCCGCACATGCTGGAGCACTTCCGTGCAGGTTCCCTGCTGGTGACCTCCGCTGACCGCCCTGACGTGCTGGTTGCAGCCTGTCTGGCCGCGATGAACGGCGTGGAGATCGGTGCGATCCTGCTGACCGGTGCCTATGAAATGGACCCACGCGTCAGCAAGCTGTGCGAACGCGCGTTCGCCACCGGCCTGCCGGTCTTCATGGTGAACACCAACACCTGGCAGACCTCCCTGAGCCTGCAGAGCTTCAACCTGGAAGTTCCGGCGGATGACCATCAGCGTATCGAGAAAGTGCAGGAATACGTGGCCGGTTGCATCAATCCTGAGTGGATTGAGTCCCTGACCGCCACCTCCGAGCGCAGCCGTCGTCTCTCTCCACCAGCCTTCCGTTACCAGCTGACCGAGCTGGCGCGTAAAGCGGGCAAACGCGTTGTTCTGCCAGAAGGCGACGAACCGCGTACCGTTAAAGCCGCAGCCATCTGTGCCGAGCGCGGTATCGCGACCTGCGTGCTGCTGGGTAACCCGGATGAGATCACCCGCGTAGCGGCCTCTCAGGGCGTTGAACTGGGTTCTGGTATCGAAATCGTTGACCCTGAAGTAGTGCGCGAAAGCTATGTTGCCCGTCTGGTCGAGCTGCGTAAGAGCAAGGGCATGACCGAAGCCGTTGCACGCGAACAGCTGGAAGACAACGTGGTTCTCGGTACCCTGATGCTGGAGCAGGACGAAGTTGACGGTCTGGTTTCCGGTGCCGTTCACACCACCGCGAACACCATCCGTCCGCCGCTGCAGCTGATCAAAACTGCCCCAGGCAGTTCTCTGGTCTCTTCCGTGTTCTTCATGCTGCTGCCGGAACAGGTTTACGTTTACGGTGACTGTGCGATCAACCCGGATCCAACCGCTGAACAGCTGGCAGAGATCGCGATCCAGTCCGCTGACTCCGCGATTGCGTTCGGTATCGAACCGCGCGTTGCGATGCTCTCCTACTCTACCGGTAACTCCGGTGCAGGTAGCGACGTTGAGAAAGTGCGTGAAGCAACCCGTCTGGCACAGGAAAAACGCCCGGATCTGGTTATCGATGGCCCGCTGCAGTACGACGCCGCAGTGATGGCTGACGTTGCCAAATCTAAAGCGCCGAACTCGCCGGTTGCGGGCCGTGCTACCGTGTTCATCTTCCCGGATCTGAACACCGGTAACACCACTTACAAAGCGGTACAGCGTTCAGCCGACCTGATCTCCATCGGGCCGATGCTGCAGGGTATGCGCAAGCCGGTGAACGACCTGTCCCGTGGTGCGCTGGTAGACGATATCGTCTACACCATCGCTCTGACCGCGATCCAGTCTTCACAGCAGTAA
- the yfcF gene encoding glutathione transferase, which yields MSQPAITLWSDADYFSPYVMSVYVALAEKGLPFALKTVDLSRGENRQPQWRGYALTRRVPVLEVDGFELSESSAITEYLEERFAPPEWERIYPLDLQKRARARQIQAWLRSDLMPIREERSTDVVFAGVKKPALSDTARRTASQLFDTATSLLAHGNQNLFGEWCIADADLALMLNRLVLNGDDVPQRLADYANFQWQRASVQRYVALSAKRAG from the coding sequence ATGAGCCAACCTGCGATTACCCTGTGGTCAGATGCCGATTATTTCTCTCCTTATGTCATGAGCGTGTACGTCGCGCTGGCCGAAAAGGGATTGCCCTTTGCCCTCAAGACCGTGGATCTCAGCCGGGGTGAGAACCGACAGCCGCAGTGGCGGGGCTATGCGCTGACCCGTCGCGTGCCGGTGCTGGAGGTGGACGGGTTTGAACTGAGCGAATCTTCAGCCATTACCGAATATCTGGAAGAGCGTTTTGCGCCGCCGGAGTGGGAACGGATCTATCCGCTCGATCTGCAAAAACGCGCCCGCGCGCGGCAGATCCAGGCGTGGCTGCGCAGCGATCTGATGCCCATCCGGGAAGAGCGCTCCACCGACGTAGTCTTTGCCGGGGTGAAAAAACCGGCCCTAAGCGATACCGCCCGGCGGACAGCCAGTCAGCTGTTTGATACCGCCACCTCGCTGCTGGCCCACGGTAATCAGAATTTATTCGGGGAGTGGTGCATTGCGGACGCCGATCTGGCGCTGATGCTCAACCGCCTGGTGCTCAACGGCGACGACGTGCCGCAACGGCTGGCGGACTACGCGAACTTCCAGTGGCAGCGCGCCTCCGTGCAGCGTTATGTGGCGCTTTCGGCGAAGCGGGCAGGCTGA
- a CDS encoding histidine ABC transporter permease HisQ produces MLYGFSGVILQGALVTLELALSSVVLAVLIGLAGAGAKLSANRALALLFEGYTTLIRGVPDLVLMLLIFYGLQIALNGITDAIGMAQIDIDPMVAGIITLGFIYGAYFTETFRGAYLAVPKGHIEAATAFGFTSSQTFRRIMFPAMMRFALPGIGNNWQVILKATALVSLLGLEDVVKATQLAGKSTWEPFYFAIVCGVIYLVFTTVSNGVLLLLERRYSVGVKRADL; encoded by the coding sequence ATGCTGTACGGATTTTCTGGCGTAATTTTACAAGGCGCATTGGTCACCCTTGAACTGGCTCTCAGTTCGGTGGTGCTGGCAGTGTTAATAGGCCTTGCCGGCGCGGGCGCGAAGCTTTCAGCGAATCGGGCGTTGGCGCTGCTGTTTGAGGGTTATACCACCCTTATCCGCGGTGTTCCTGACCTGGTGCTGATGCTGCTCATTTTCTATGGACTGCAGATCGCCCTCAATGGCATCACCGATGCCATTGGTATGGCGCAGATTGATATCGATCCGATGGTGGCCGGTATCATCACCCTGGGCTTTATTTACGGGGCCTATTTCACCGAAACCTTCCGCGGGGCCTATCTCGCCGTGCCGAAAGGGCATATCGAAGCGGCCACGGCCTTTGGTTTTACCTCCTCACAGACGTTTCGCCGCATTATGTTTCCGGCCATGATGCGCTTTGCGCTGCCGGGCATCGGCAACAACTGGCAGGTTATCCTCAAAGCGACGGCGCTGGTCTCATTACTGGGACTGGAAGACGTGGTGAAAGCCACGCAGCTGGCAGGCAAAAGCACCTGGGAGCCGTTCTACTTCGCGATTGTCTGCGGGGTGATTTACCTGGTGTTTACCACCGTCTCCAACGGCGTGCTGCTGCTGCTCGAACGTCGCTATTCCGTGGGTGTGAAGAGGGCTGACCTGTGA
- a CDS encoding ABC transporter permease → MIEIIQEYWKSLLWTDGYRFTGVAITLWLLISSVVMGGILAIFLAIGRVSNNKYIRFPIWLFTYVFRGTPLYVQLLVFYSGMYTLEIVKGTEMLNAFFRSGLNCTVLALTLNTCAYTTEIFAGAIRSVPYGEIEAARAYGFSSVKLYRCIILPSALRIALPAYSNEVILMLHSTALAFTATVPDLLKIARDINSATYQPFTAFGIAAVLYLIISYVLISLFRKAEKRWLQHIKPSSTH, encoded by the coding sequence GTGATCGAAATTATTCAGGAATACTGGAAATCCCTGCTGTGGACCGACGGATACCGCTTTACCGGCGTGGCGATCACCCTCTGGCTGCTGATTTCTTCTGTGGTGATGGGCGGGATTCTGGCGATCTTCCTCGCCATTGGCCGCGTGTCGAACAATAAATACATTCGCTTCCCCATCTGGCTGTTTACCTATGTGTTCCGCGGTACGCCGCTGTACGTGCAGCTGCTGGTGTTCTACTCCGGGATGTACACGCTGGAGATCGTGAAAGGCACTGAGATGCTGAACGCGTTCTTCCGCAGCGGGCTGAACTGTACCGTGCTGGCGTTAACGCTCAATACCTGCGCCTACACCACCGAGATTTTCGCCGGTGCGATCCGCTCTGTGCCCTACGGTGAAATTGAAGCCGCAAGGGCGTATGGCTTCTCTTCCGTGAAGCTCTACCGCTGTATTATTCTGCCGTCGGCGCTGCGTATTGCGCTGCCTGCCTACAGCAACGAAGTGATCCTGATGCTGCACTCCACCGCGCTGGCCTTTACCGCCACCGTGCCGGATCTGCTGAAGATTGCCCGCGACATTAACTCGGCGACCTATCAGCCGTTTACCGCCTTCGGGATCGCGGCAGTGCTCTATTTAATTATTTCTTACGTTCTGATTAGCCTGTTCCGCAAAGCGGAAAAACGCTGGTTGCAGCACATAAAACCTTCTTCGACGCACTGA
- the ackA gene encoding acetate kinase — translation MSSKLVLVLNCGSSSLKFAIIDALNGEEYLSGLAECFHLPEARLKWKMDGSKQEAALGAGAAHSEALNFIVNTILAQKPELSAQLTAIGHRIVHGGEKYTKSVIIDDSVIQGIKDSASFAPLHNPAHLIGIAEALKSFPHLKDKNVAVFDTAFHQTMPEESYLYALPYKLYKEHGVRRYGAHGTSHFYVTQEAAKMLNKPVEEVNIITCHLGNGGSVSAIRNGKCVDTSMGLTPLEGLVMGTRSGDIDPAIIFHLHDTLGMSVEDINKMLTKESGLLGLTEVTSDCRYVEDNYAEKEDAKRAMDVYCHRLAKYIGSYTALMDGRLDGVVFTGGIGENAAMVRELSLGKLGVLGFDVDHERNLAARFGKSGFINKEGTRLAMVIPTNEELVIAQDASRLTA, via the coding sequence ATGTCGAGTAAGTTAGTACTGGTTCTGAACTGCGGTAGTTCTTCCCTGAAATTCGCCATCATCGATGCGCTCAACGGTGAAGAGTACCTTTCTGGTCTGGCCGAATGTTTCCATCTTCCTGAAGCACGTCTGAAGTGGAAAATGGACGGCAGCAAACAGGAAGCGGCTTTAGGTGCAGGCGCCGCTCACAGCGAAGCGCTGAACTTTATCGTTAACACTATCCTGGCACAAAAACCGGAACTGTCCGCGCAGCTGACCGCAATCGGTCACCGTATCGTTCATGGTGGCGAGAAATACACCAAATCTGTGATCATCGATGACAGCGTTATCCAGGGCATTAAAGACTCTGCCTCTTTTGCACCGCTGCATAACCCTGCTCACCTGATCGGTATCGCTGAAGCCCTGAAATCCTTCCCGCACCTGAAAGACAAGAACGTGGCCGTATTTGATACCGCGTTCCATCAGACCATGCCGGAAGAGTCTTACCTCTACGCTCTGCCGTACAAACTGTACAAAGAGCACGGCGTTCGCCGCTACGGCGCGCACGGCACCAGCCACTTCTATGTAACCCAGGAAGCGGCAAAAATGCTGAACAAGCCGGTAGAAGAAGTGAACATCATCACTTGCCACCTGGGTAACGGCGGTTCCGTTTCTGCTATCCGTAACGGCAAATGTGTAGATACCTCTATGGGTCTGACTCCGCTGGAAGGCCTGGTAATGGGTACTCGCTCCGGTGATATCGACCCGGCGATCATCTTCCACCTGCACGATACCCTGGGTATGAGCGTGGAAGATATCAACAAGATGCTGACCAAAGAGTCCGGCCTGCTGGGCCTGACCGAAGTCACCAGCGACTGCCGTTACGTTGAAGACAACTACGCAGAGAAAGAAGACGCTAAACGTGCAATGGACGTTTACTGCCACCGTCTGGCGAAGTACATCGGCTCTTACACTGCGCTGATGGACGGTCGTCTCGATGGCGTGGTCTTCACCGGTGGTATTGGTGAGAACGCTGCAATGGTGCGCGAGCTGTCCCTGGGCAAACTGGGCGTGCTGGGCTTTGACGTTGACCATGAACGTAACCTGGCCGCGCGCTTCGGTAAGTCTGGCTTCATCAACAAAGAAGGCACCCGTCTTGCAATGGTTATCCCAACCAATGAAGAGCTGGTCATCGCGCAAGACGCGAGCCGTCTGACTGCCTGA
- the folX gene encoding dihydroneopterin triphosphate 2'-epimerase, with protein sequence MSQQDAIIRIKNLRLRTYIGIKEEERANRQDIVVNVVIHYPADKARDSEDINDALNYRTVTKSIIQHVENNRFSLLEKLTQDVLDIAREHHWVTYAEVEIDKLHALRYADSVSMTLSWQR encoded by the coding sequence ATGTCCCAGCAAGACGCGATTATTCGTATTAAAAATTTACGCCTGCGCACCTATATCGGTATCAAAGAAGAGGAGCGCGCTAACCGTCAGGATATCGTCGTTAATGTGGTGATCCACTACCCGGCCGACAAGGCCCGGGACAGTGAGGATATCAATGACGCTCTGAACTACCGCACCGTCACCAAAAGCATCATTCAACATGTCGAGAATAACCGCTTCTCTTTACTGGAAAAATTAACTCAGGATGTGCTGGATATCGCACGCGAACATCACTGGGTCACCTATGCTGAAGTCGAGATCGATAAACTTCACGCGCTGCGTTACGCCGACTCCGTCTCGATGACGTTAAGCTGGCAACGCTAA